attcattcatttatttagttaacatctaaacagataacactgaatcaacaatttgacgccacaatgcacggttcgaggccgcatctctccatcctcggatacgccccacgctcgccaagtcgttttgcacctggtctgcccatctccacgctgctgcgctccacgccgtctcgtacctgccggatcggaagcgaacaccatctttgcagggttgctgtccagcattcttgcaacatgtcctgcccatcgtacccttccggctttagctaccttctggatactgggttcgccgtagagctgagcgagctcatggttcattcttcgccgccacacaccgtcttcttgcacaccgccaaagatggtcctaagcacccgtctctcgaatactccgagtgcttgcaagtcctcctcgagcattgtttcatgtccgtagaggacaaccggtcttatacgCGTCTTgtgcatgacacatttggtgcggtggcgaatcttttttgaccgtagtttcttctggagcccgtagtaggcccgacttccacagatgatgcgccttcgtatttcacgactaacgttgttgtcagccgttagtaaggatccaaggtagacgaattcctcgaccacctcgaaggtatccccgtctatcgtaacactgcttcccaggcgggccctgtcacgttcggttccgcccacaagcatgtactttgtctttgacgcattcaccaccaatcCAACATTTagtgcttcacgtttcaggcgggtgtacagttctgccacctttgcaaatgttcggccgacaatgtccatgtcatccgcgaagcaaataaattgactggatctgtagAAAATCGTactcggctgttacacccggctctctgcatgacaccttctagcgaaatgttgaacaacaggcacgaaagtccatcaccttgtcttagtccccggcgcgattcgaacgaactggagtgttcgcccgaaatcttcacacagttttgcacaccatccaccgttgctttgatcagtctggtaagcttcccagggaagctgttctcgtccataattttccatagctctacgcggtctatactgtcgtatgccgctttgaaatcaacgaacagatggtgcgttgggacctggtattcacggcattttgaaggatttgccgtacagtaaagatctggtccgttgtcgagcggccatcaacgaagccggcttgataacttcccacgaactcgttcactaatggtgacagacgacggaagatgatctgggatatcactttgtaggcggcattaaggatggtgatcgctcgaaagttctcacactctagtttgtcgcctttcttgtagatggggcatacaaccccttccttccactcctccggtaactgttcggtttcccagattctgactatcagtttgtgcaggcaagtggccagcttttccgggcccatcttgatgagctcagctccgataccatccttaccagctgctttattggtctttagctgttgaatggcatccttaacttccctcaaggtaggggctggttggcttccatcgtccgctgaactgacgtagtcatctcctccgctgccttgactttcactgcctgtactctcagcgccattcagatgttcctcgtagtgctgcttccacctttcgatcaccacacgttcgtccgtcaagatgctcccatccttatcccggcacatttcggctcgcggcacgaagccttttcggaatgcgttgagcttctgatagaacttgcgtgtatcttgagaacggcacagctgttccatctcctcgcactccgcttcttccaggcggcgtttcttctcctgaaaaaggcgggtctgctgtctccacttccgtctataacgttccacgttctgccgggtaccttgctgcagcgcgaccgcccgcgctgcgtccttctcctccagaatctgtctgcactcttcgtcgaaccaatcgttccgtcgacttcgacccatatacccgacgttgttctccgctgcgtcgttaatggctgctttgactgtactccagcagtcctcaagaggggccccatcgagctcaccctcttccggcaacgctgcctcgagatgctgcgcgtatgcagtggcgacatcaggttgcttcagttgctctaggtcgtaccgcggcggtcgtcggtaccgaacattgttgatgacggatagttttgggcgcagtttaaccatcaccagatagtggtcagagtcgatgttagcgccacgatatgtcttgacgtcgataatgtcggagaagtgccgttcatcaatcagaacgtggtcgatttgtgattctgtctgcagtggtgatctccaggtgtaccgatacgggaggctgtgttggaagtaggtgctgcgaatggccatattcttggaggcggcgaaatcaattagtcgtaggccgttttcgttcgccagccggtgtgcgctgaacttcccaatagtcaaTCTAAAcacctcctcttggccaacctgagcgttcaaatctcctatgatgattttgacgtcgtagcttgggcagctgtcgtactcacgttccagctgcgcgtagaatgcgtccttatcatcatcagtgcttccggagtgtgggctatggacgttgattatgctgaagttgaagaaccggcctttgatcatcaacctgcacattctctcgttgatcggccaccacccgatcacgctcctttgcatatcgcccattactatgaaagctgtttccagctccttccaacaaacctcctagagcgctacgatgccgaatctacggtccttgagcacatcggcgagtatgcgtgtgctcccgataaagttgagagatttgcaggtccacgaaccgagtttccaatcgctagtcccttgtcgtcgcagtggtctttgcCGAcagttccggtccgtactctcttgttgattgttcgttgcatgagttttatttttttttaaggcttgcagggcctgacaccaaaccccctccatttccggaggaccattcctccttatttccggtggaccatggtgcacagtttcacttagagtccctcgctggcacttggacgatgatcagccgcccctaacatggagagcagacgctgttgtgagccgatcctgacatggagaacagatgctcaataagatttgcacctccggagaggagcaaactcccccttccctgtcagcatacgagcatagttcccaccggggttgagatcccctatcctcgccagcaaaagatgttccggacagcgacgacagcgacaatctttatctggtaactaaaatatcttttgttaaaacacattttcaacAATTCCCTATGAATAACATTttagcagggattgaacttatcatttcattatcatttagtgttcagccaataactcattccagaggcggattTCCAAAaagttgtatggcggacttctagcgctgattcccctctacaactttgtctaagggtacattgctctatgtctaatattaacagcgtgaaacgctacgatcactcaatatactaaatgataataagtgttattatcatttagtatatcaaatgatactagcgtttcccgcggtgaatattagacatagaacaatgtacccttagacaaagttgtagaggggaatcagcgctagaagtccgatATACAacatttttaggaattcctcctctggaatgagttattggctgaatactaaatgataatggaATGATaagttatattattattataaaattataaatttaatttattaaaggtaatttaaaaataatacattttatgagtaaattttttatataattttttagAAGCATTTTAGAAGCAGAAtaagtagcgaaattttgctcttcctttGTCAAAATTAGTATACTAGTATAGCCTATAAGCATATTCAACATATttattctgcttgatatctaataccaagttctgcatctcctctttacGATACACATAAAATACTCAAATACATGACGTTAaacgttgaaataaaaattttaaagtctaattgaattcgccctatagtagaccccctgggggtccataataggaaattgcctctctatagtcgacacttcatttgttCCGTTTCGAGACGTTAAGCATATTTTACTTACTAGGTAAATTTAACTTAATTCCAAAAAAATACTTAACTTTTGCTTCCCACACCAAACCcccaatttgagtgaaaagtttctaatataaggtacttttttctaaccgtgtgcgTATTTGCGTCGACGACACACTCAATACTCATATTTGATTAGCATCGGAATAGAGTgtacaaaacaataacaaacgAACCTAACAAACTGATTACTACTTGAGTATTTCAGAAAAAGAACCAGAATATTAAAAATCTTGAATGCCAATACTATTATTTGTAACTCAGTAATTTATAACTTATTATGGCAGAATATGACGGCAAGTATTTATTGGAAAACTTTAACCACATTTGTCGGTTCTGTTTGTCGGAAGACAACTGTGTTGAAATCCTTGACGATGGGATGGTCAATACAGCGTTGGAAAAAGCCATTGATTTCATAGTTTCTAAGGTAAGTTTACTCAATAACTATCTACAACACCTGTAAAAATACTTACGATCCTGAACCAAAAGCCATATAGGTATTAAAGCCTGCTCACGTTGAATTCCGCGCAGACCATGTTCATTTTTTGTCGATAATTTTAATAGAATGTTATTCATTTCATAGTCCGTTAAACTACGTTACTATGGACTTTAGACATACTTATGTGATGTACCTAATATGTATTATAAATATATATTAATAAgtattatacatattatatcGGTACATGTTTTCTAGTTAGATTTTTTGGTGCTATGAAATACATTAAACTCTAATTCAAACTTTATCCACTCCCAGGAATGTATTTTAGAATTAATTGTAAATTCTTGATATAATACCTACTGTTAAAATTCCATTATTTCAGAAGTTAATGTtctaatttcaaattaaacaatcaTTGAATAATTTGTTCATTTGTTTACCACATTGAAAACCTTATTCGATAGAGACCGATAGATATATGCATATGTAAAGCTCAGCGTCCGGATGCACtgggggcgcattataccgtcttaccctactgcCATGAATCGCACATTTATCCATAtaaataggaaacccagcaaagatgggacagatatgcgattcacagCAGTATACACCGAcgaaatacgtatgtagtttctAAAACAAACGAAGTGCATATTTGAATCAAGGGTTTTGTTCAGGAAGTAGTACAAAATTGGTTCTAGTGCAAACACTAGTACCGAATGGTACATCAAATTATTACAAAACATGTTCAGATCCCCCTGTTAtaacataattgaaaaaaatcagcttttattcattaattacgtaacgcaaaaattggacattttcaaccctccccctatgtcacactttttgtatgaatcaatGAACATTTTTGTGTGCATTGCCCCCCTCTCCTTATAAGCGTTACGTTATTTATGGATGCTCATTTATGACCAAtcctaaaaaaataatatgggaTTTGCCATAATAGGAAATACAATTAAGAATAGTGCAACAACTGGTGCATGCTTTCCTATTATGGATGAAGTGAATTTTAATGTAATTTTCACATTTGTTCTAAGAAGCAGGTCTGATATACCTACTAGCACAATTTAtatgcattttatttattttttttaattagttttcttaAGCATATTGGCGATTGGTACACCAACCCTATATGTACATGATTATAATCATCACTTGCAGGTCGATGAAAATGACGGTCTTCCAAACAAAATTTGCCAGAAATGTGTCAAATGTGTTGTGGAATTTGCGGAGCTTGAACAACGGTGCCAGGAAGCATATGAAGTACTCATAAAAGTATCAGAACAAGCAGTCGAATCACAGGACTGTGACCAAATATTGCGTGAAGATGATCTTGAGGAAGACGGAATAACGGTGGAAGCATTGGAAATGGATGATGACAATGATGAATCTCTTGGTGACATAATTGACATAGGTAAGGAAGAGTTAATCGAACCCGATACCGTTGAAGAACCGGAAGCCCTTCGATCGCAAACCCAGAGAAAGGTCAAAGTATGTCCCATATGCGGAAAAAGCGTTTCTCAACTCAGCAAGCACCTGCCAATGCATTCCGATGTGAAACGGCACGTTTGTTCTTTTTGCTCTAAGCAATTTGCCCACGATACCACTCTCAGGAAGCACATCAATTCGATTCATCTGAAGCTGAAAAAATATCAGTGCAAGCAATGCCAGGAATCATTTACGGATCCCAGCTCGCTACGGTATCACAATACGACGAAACACCAAAATACTAAGAATTTCACCTGCACTATCTGTAATAAATCCTACTTCACGTCGACGGGACTCCAGCAGCACAACAGTTTGAACCACGAGCAACGGAAGTACAAATGTTATGAATGCGGGAAAATGTTCGCCATGAAGTAagtaacaattattttttttcaacctcTGTAGTATGCTTACTACGTAGCTGTTATATATTCCAGATATCATTTGAAGGAGCATGAAAAAACTCACTCTGATATTCGACCTTATGCCTGCAACGTGTGTGATAGAACTTTCAAGCGTCCCAAGAATTTGAAGGAACATCTATCTGTGCACAAAGACGAAGATGTTTAATTCGGGCATAGgtattaaaaattaattctGCCCTTGCATAGAAATATATAAAtaccgaatttctaaaacatGAAATAGAGTTTTTGCCCTAAGAAGGGTAAGATGGGGCAAGATGACTCGCCTAAGGCAAACTTTCAATAATTCAATGGATCTATAAAAATAACTTATAatctaaagcctgtccacgttaaatttcggacacccatcttcaattgcatttttttttaaatgttcacGAACCACTGAGAAGATCAATTTACACACAGCTGAATCTCTCCGCTTTGTATGACActttcagcatgttttcatctcgtccaaattgataaaattgctaaaaatcatttggacattatctccatgtccgaaatttaacgtggacaggctttatgcgTAATGGCTTCAACAGCGAGGGGATTTTAAATCACTCTGAAGAACCTTAGGAAATGAGATGTCTAGAAAAGCTGTAGCAGATCCGTATGATCACAAAAAAGGGTCTGATAAATTTGGAGATTAGGgtttgaatgatttttgaagtgaagaactgaagtaatttcaaaattcacagaaataaagaaaaacaaattgaatgatttttagAATCAAGAAAACATTCGCAGAAATCTTCGGAGTTCTAAGCTTTTGAATGACATGGAATGTTTAAATATTGTGACAATATTAAGGATTCGTGATCTacaggccttccttagccgtgcggtaagacgcgcggctacaaagcaagaccatgctgagggtggctgggttcgattcccggtgccggtctaggcaattttcggatttgaaattgtctcgacttccttgggcataaaagtatcatcgtgtttgcctcatgatatacgaatgcaaaaatggtaacttggcttagaaacctcgcagttaataactctggaagtgcttaatgaacactaagctgcgaggcggctctgtcccagtgtagggatgtaatgccaataagaagaagaagaagatgatctaCAGAATCAAAAATATCTAGATTTACGGAAAAGTTAAGGTGATGGTGATGGTTGATTCCTAGAAGTTATGCCTACCTCCGATATGCTCATAATCTTTAGTATTGTGGGTCGTCAGCACTTATACATAAATAATGTGGGATGCATACGTGGATTGAAATAACCTTTGAAATAAATAAGAGCCCAGAACAAAAAAACATATTAATTTGATTTAATCGTTTTATGCTTATTGTAATATCGTAAACTTATATAATATCAAatctttttttgtaatatcgcaAGAGAGAATATCTCTGCGTTGTCATTTTTCGACTTTGTGTGCAGCTAggcttgacagtgggctctgttcaTCTTtcataaaaagctgcatgtgtgccaaagcgaccgtgtgccgctcaaagcgcacaaaccCAAGTTCTGGTGCTAGGTGGGACGCTGGGAACCTGACACGATGGCCTTACGACGAGACAGGGGGTTTGTGCAGGCGCAAttgacgattaaaggttgcatgaagaagaagaagtcgaaggatgatatctgAGGAATATTGCATggggaagcatacgggaagttttttaaaactctcctcAAAAATTCTtagagcaatttaattaaaaatggttAGCAGTACggagttggacttttcttctactgcataataaacgcaattattcgatttcaaattttattacgatatcatacttgatacacagtataagacaAGTCCAACCCTGTACTGCTTTCCGTTTCTAATTAAatcgcttctagaatttttgagaagagtttaaaaaaaaatccgtatgcttccccgtgcaatatttttctaatatcatccttcgacttcttcttcttcatgcaacctttaatcgccaataagccgcctttaaaagcaatcattacgaacgacaCAGAAGATGATACGACTCGATACATTGTGCAAGGACCTagacgacgaataaaggatcacgattgcaagcttggaacatggaactgcaagtcgctacacactcagtttttaactCTGCTGCTCgacaaaaatccgcacagccgcgTGCTCAgcaaaaacaaaactaataTCCCGGCGAAATaaatgtttgttagctgattttcggcaaatatttgctgattttcagcaactttgacagaaatctcggtgaaaaattgttttcgggggctcggctgtgcgaatctcggtaaaagtttaccattttgctgagatcccggtaaaaaaaattaagtgtgtaggtttCGCAAGTTGCTACAaaataatctacgatgaattacatcgcCGCAACTTcgacatcgtagcgctgcaggaaatctgctggacaggacagaaagtgtggagaaGCGGGCATCAAGCGGCAACCTTCTACCAAacctgtggcaccaccaacgagctaggaaccagcttcatagtgctgggcaagatgcgccaacgtgtgaatggggcaagctgaggataaaaggccgtttcttcaacaatggcatcatcaacgtgcactgtccaCACAAAGGGAGAactgacgacgagaaagaagcgcaCGCATACCAGGAATGCCAATATTATGAAACTAAGATGAACCTCCGATCTGTTTTCACAGGGTTCTAGTACTAATCATCCCCTTTCAGGAAAGCATgcgatcaaaatattctatcggggaaaatttaagaaaattagatttcaagatGCTGCAGGGGTTAGATATATAGGTTGGGATA
The nucleotide sequence above comes from Armigeres subalbatus isolate Guangzhou_Male chromosome 3, GZ_Asu_2, whole genome shotgun sequence. Encoded proteins:
- the LOC134226016 gene encoding zinc finger protein 12-like; protein product: MAEYDGKYLLENFNHICRFCLSEDNCVEILDDGMVNTALEKAIDFIVSKVDENDGLPNKICQKCVKCVVEFAELEQRCQEAYEVLIKVSEQAVESQDCDQILREDDLEEDGITVEALEMDDDNDESLGDIIDIGKEELIEPDTVEEPEALRSQTQRKVKVCPICGKSVSQLSKHLPMHSDVKRHVCSFCSKQFAHDTTLRKHINSIHLKLKKYQCKQCQESFTDPSSLRYHNTTKHQNTKNFTCTICNKSYFTSTGLQQHNSLNHEQRKYKCYECGKMFAMKYHLKEHEKTHSDIRPYACNVCDRTFKRPKNLKEHLSVHKDEDV